From the genome of Xyrauchen texanus isolate HMW12.3.18 chromosome 7, RBS_HiC_50CHRs, whole genome shotgun sequence:
ttgataTTATATAAAGAATATTTTATAGACCATtttgtgagaagaatataatatcataataatttatatattatattatattaagaaTATATCAAAACAAAGGTTAAACCCCTTCAAATTTATTGGACTCGCCGGCGGGAGCATAGGGTGAAAGCGTTAAAGTCTccgtatacataagtcaggcatatgaggtataatttgaaagcttagaatttctgtgagcttgcttggctgaataatttaatgttatatcttagatgtccagaaaaaAATATGCCGTTCAGCAGGAAAATCCTGCTAAAACAAAcgatcagaaaaatatgttttagaaTATTGActattaaaattttatatatcATCACAgtggggaggatctcagctttcaaatgacacttagattgagcttctagtccactcagaggctaaaatattcaattaaacaacaagagtggtgcttgaactgaaaattgttctgaatgtctatggacgagcacatctgtgagtggtaaaatgcattagagcaccacctacatttaagatctgtatattgtgatggaatgtgatagagaaaaaataaatacaacatttctagtgcttgctgccatctagtggaatgaaataagacttttcaaagtgaggtagagtgaacagaaccagaattacatgtttccAAATTTTTTCCCAactttatcataagattataaatgcatacaatataatttatgaataatttgagtatatatatatatatatatatatatatatatatatatatatatatatatatatatatatatatataaataaattagtcCACATTGTGAATGGTAAGCTTTcaaatttgagtgtgaaacatTGTGGGCGGTAGCCAAAAAATGCATAGAGTTTAGTACAAAAGTTGACGTCAGGGGACAGCAGGAAATACAGCAGATATCAAAACAGTTACAACAGGAAGTACAGGACATATTATTTGCTTATTTCAAAGCATTAAACATGTCACATTTTTACAAGTCAAGAACTTGCAAATTCCCATTATTTATTCGAGTTCATCATTAAATCAGATTTCAAGAGAGAACGAAGTTagtcctagtgagctgcctatgtagatCGCATTTTTAGCCATTACTGACTCAACGGTGTCGCCTAATCCCCTGACATCGAACGTCTTTGTAGGCAGCTCACTGGGATTTCAGCACAATCCTAGTTTCATGCGCTACTCTGGTAGTGTCACGTGCGAGTCGTCAATATGTAAAGTTAAAAAAAGATAGAGTCGTACCTCACTACCTGTAGATTTCTCTTCGGGTGGGGTCTGTAGCAGGTGTCATTCTCATTAAAATAGCGTCCGGCGAAAACACCCGACACTGTAAACAGATAATACAGAAACAGTCGAGCCATGTTGAATCTCAGGCGGTCATATGATCAACACATGAGTCCGCGCTGTCTTTATATTCTTCAGGAGGCGTGGAAAAAAAATCGAAACTAACTCCCTTACTCAGCATATTCTAATGTAAAAACTccctttatattttatgttaataaGTAGACGATTCCTCACCTTTAAAGATGAAATTTCttcgccaccaaacggaattgcaaaaaatacattttgttttcaaaacagctttctgaatatccCCTGAATACAATTTCTGTTGGCCAAAACAGTTTGATAGGCCAAGTCTGTAGCCATTTTTGCTGTTTTATGAACTATTGTTTTgggtttcataattgttttattatttaggttttttaataaaatacattttaaagattgATTCTTATTATGGAAGACTGCAACTGTTTCtctaaaaagatacatttaagaTAATATGGcaattttaataataacaaaCTCCACAGGATTTGTCCCCCTCCTGTGCTTAATGCTTTTTTAAGAAATCACAATAGTGGTTAACAAAGGACACAGTGATTTTcaggaaatatttaaaaagatgaaTGTATGAAGACTattgtgtgagaaaaatagtaaGGCTGAAATTATAAAGTCAACACGttgtttgctaaattaaataattgggttggcttgagaaagccaacttactgaaatcctatttaaacttattataattctgagactaaaattattaagactaactcctcctagagcttttaagctacatgcaccaaactcagcacagaccttcagacttatCCCAAATAGTGTGCTatacactgatctatatatatatatatatagaactgaTCTATATTTCCTccccctgtctgtctgtctgtctgtctgtcatttagtGCACCCTAGTAtctattgacttccattcaaaattgcTTAGATGGATATCACCTGATCAGAAAGTCctacagacatgagagttggcttgtttgaactgggtgagcagtcagtctttaagtatcatcatggaaactactAAGCCACACCCACGCCATtaagagcaccctagcaaccaaatccctttgacttccattcaaaatcactaagatggtatctcaggatcagaatgtcatagagtcttccgagttgacttatttcactcaggatagcaaggagcctcattaagtatcaccttggtaactgcctagcaaccacatgaggttACACTAACaaacgagtaacaaatcacatatctctgtaccagaaaatcgtagagacttctgggtttaattatttcactcaggatggaaagtagctttgataagtatcaccctggtaactgtttagcaaccagatgggttacccaaataacaaatcacatatctctgcaccagaaaatcgtagagacttccgggttgaattatttcactcaggatagcatGGAGGCTCATTAAGTATTactctggtaactgcctagcaacaacatGGGGCTACccaagcaaccaagtaacaaatcacatatctctgtaccagaacatcgtagagacttccatgttgacttatttcactcaggatggaaagtagccttgataagtatcaatctgctaactgcctagcaaccagatgcgattaccctagcaaccaagtaacaaatcacatatctctgcaccagttGCCAGCACTACAACTGTTATTAATGATTTTCTTTGCCACTTTTAAAAGTACAGCTGTCGTAAGAATATaattattgtgattaatcacatgatATCAACTGTTCTttagaaaatacaataaaaaaatattcttgccTATTTTTACGATTTAcataattacattaaattgtgtagtttaacaaaactaaattaataaaacttaacatatttcgttttttattttattaaattattaaataatacaatttgagTGTAGAATGTAACATTAAACTCAGTAAATTATCATTTACATTTGTTCCAAATTATTTAAAACGTTGATGGATTTAATTTGTCTGATAGTTTTACATGCCATagaaaaagtattaatgtaagttTTAGTGTatgtatttgaatatattatatatcattcagcaatgggggaaaaaaaactaaTTCAATCAGGCTACTTAACCTATTGTGCATTATGATAGATTTTGCGATTAATTATCAAAAAATGGAAAGGTTATTTTCCACTCATCCATAAGATTCTTCTTTAACAAATACATAACATTAGGATTTTATGCATAGCTTTTACATTGTCATGTTTTCAGGGACTTGCACAATACAAAAcatctacctactgtatattacagcACAGTTGTCAAAATGTCATCTTTTTAGTTTAAACCGCAAACTGTTCTTTTCAATCCTCTTTTTACCATCACAGCTATTTGCACTATTTTTATTCAGAATATTTAAATAATCTCAGACATGTATCCAAGTTTAAATTCTCCAGttccattaaataaaacatgcacaaacgtttttttttttaaacatttactccGAAAAAAGATCTTTTCTTTCCATTCACATTCTGTATCCTCCATTTACCACTTAAAAAAATGGCGTCAAAAGTAGCTGTCAGTGCACATTGtcgaaaaacaaaacaacaaaaaacaaaatgtacactgACATGGTGAGTGTGTTGTTATTTACCAACACACTGattgaattttttatatattgatataatgaTTGAAAACAAACCCCAACACCTTAGCACAGTACTTACTAATCCTTTACTATGGCAACTTCAAAGACACACTGAAAGAGATTCACGTGAACATTACAAAACAGTAAGATAACATTGCACTTTTATTTAAGAATGATTACCTCTGCatattctgaagacattgatGGAAATTCTCTGCAGTGGTAAAAGTGTAATtggttgtagtgtgtgtgtgtgtgtatgtgtctgtgtctaAAGGATTCAACTTTGGTGTTGAGGAAACTATATGCGTACAAAGTGTAACTGATATTTAACCATTTCCACTTAAGTTTTGGTAAGATtaagaacagtttgaattgaTCTTAGATAAGTCTCCTCCTCTTGCAGTCCCTCACCACATGGTCCTCAGAGGCAGGTTTTGCGGTGGCGATACCCAATGGGGACACAGAATTAAGCATAGGGTCCTCGGATGCCTGGCCGAACAGAGCCAAGAGCAGGGCAACGCCAAAACCTGTGGCCCGCTCCCCCTGTTGATGGTCCATTTAgatgaattattatattttctaGTAAAAATTATAGTTTCTTTCACTTATGTAATGCTCAATATACTCACAGCATGCACAGGTGAAGCAATGTCCACATGCACCCAAATGCCTGGCCAATCAAAACCCAGATGAGAGCCAATGAAAAGACCAGCACAAGAGCTTTGAGCATTCTCACGATCctacagaagaaaaataaaataacccaGTGGTCaaatccttatcttcagaagcaatataataggtgtagttgagaaacagatcaatacataagtcctttttttaggtggtgatatgcacaaagaaaatTAATCCACAAATTAAAAATGGATATTTAGTCAAAACGTAAATATTTattagtttctcacccacacttatatatacagccgtggccaaaagtattggcagtgacatacattttgtgttttgcaaagtttgctgcttcagtatttgttgataattttttcacatgtttctatggtaaactgaaaaacaatgataagcatttcatgagttttaaaggcttttattggcaaaaacattcaatatatgcaaagagtcaatatttacagtgttgacccttgttcttcttaacctctgcaattcgctctggcatgctggatatcagcttctgggtcaaatcctgactgatggcgatccattcttgccttattagtgcacaacacaggactcatagcgttcaccttttcttctacGGATTATCGATTTTCcaaatgtcccaaacagtcggaagggggcttcatctgagaaaatatctttgcaccagttttCTGCtctccaatccttgtacttccggcagaatttcagtctgtcattgatgtttttcttggagagaagtggcttctttgctgcccttcttgacaccaggccattgtccaaaagctTTCGCCTCagtgtgcatgcagatgcactcagagcaacctgctgccaatattgagcaagctcagGAGACTTCCTgttgcttgctggacactctgggatgtcctgaagccttcttcacagcagttgaacctctctccagttaaacctctctccttgaagttcttgatgatccggtaaatggttctttcaggtgcaatattctttgcagcaatttccttgcacgtGAGGCCATTTCGATGCAAAGAGATGATGGCTGCATGTATTTCTTTAGAGGAAAccattgcaaacaagaacacaatgattggaagcacttcttccctccttttatagcaatcagtctgctcttataaaccaatcagaatggagtgatttcacctgactagtactcgttcacactttccgaCATGCTGCTGATaagattagtgaaatgatgttaactggtcattttgtgccagggccaatttttttggccaattaagctttttgcaattatttaaaatgcatctgatcactttgtacaataatctagaaacaatgtgacaacaccacaacaactgaagcagaaaactttgcgaaacaacatttttgtcactgccaatacttttggccacggctgtattcTGAAGATAAGAATTTAACCActtcagtcatatggattacttatatgctgcctttatatgctttttggaccttcaaagctctggtcaccattcacttacattgtatggacctacagatctgatatattattcataaaatcttcatttgttttcaccagaagaaagtcacaggcatgaggatgagagaattttgattTTGGGTCAAGTACCCCTAAGGAAACAGTGTACCAGTTAAATGTACTGCAGTTTGAAACGATAATAAACACGTCTTGAAACCCTTTCACTCTGTTCTGTCTGGCTGTCTTTGTCTGTTCAAATGTGCATTActtgtacagctggagttgcgcttactgccccctactgaaCATACAGGTGACACTTTAAGCTTGAATTGCCCTGTTGGTCGGAAAATTCTTCATTACAGTGGCGTGATTGCTATTAATCACTTCAATATAACTGTTGTCCTTTTTAAGCTGCAGACCTGTAGTGACCATTTGAGcatttaaaaagaaacattttcccCTCCATCTCTTTTCTCACCGCCACAGAGTTCTTCATGTCAGCCACAGCTGAGGTGAATTCACTGAAGTGAAGTTCAGGGCAGTAGACCAGAGGATGTGCCAAGTCTCCACTGCTACGGCCCGCTCTCACACACGCTGCCTCCCACTGCTCATTGTTGGTCATCACAGCTGCATGGTACTTCCCAGTGGAGATTCCCTACAAGAGAAACCAACAGACGTAAGACTTTCTACAACACTTTTTGACCCCAACCAAAGTCCCTTTTAATGCATGGCAGTCCACTCgccggccatctttggaacgctcccaaGCAACTATTTTCAATGAATACAACAAGTTGcatgaaagtacagctcctatctacttgaatggggaaagactgaaatctccaaaacagttggtcaagattacaatcaaagaacttatttcaaatcagcagttgaCAAcaatatcataaattgtgcttcttcccTCAGATTATTCTAAAACAaaactatttttcaggctggttcagttCACGTGTATGCGTGTTTTTGAGTTAAACGACAAGTGATATCTGGATCTAAATGGTAattagctcttttacctgtaaggtgggacttcattttctacatccgccatattggacGTTAAAACGTTTATACAAGTGCACCATCTTGGGCTAAATATTCTGTGCTAAGGAGGCAAATGGACCCTCTTCACATTTCTGGGTGTGCAACAGAAAATTGGTATTAGTGATGAACTTTTTTGTTCCGCCTTTGCTCCAACAGCAACTATGTTTCCACAACTTTTcaaaagagggagaaaaaaactaaatgtacactaaataactacaaaaaattttataaaatagtttGCTAAATTATACAGTAATTAAATAAAGCAGCATCCCAGTCTCTGAAAAGAGTCCACAGGTCACATTTGAACtcttattaaaaaaaagcattgaCTAAAGAATATAATAAATGAACATATTACGTATTATCCATTGAAACAATAAGTTGGGGTGGAACACATCAAGagctaatctaaaaaaaaatgtttccagTGCGACTGaggctgggtttttcctagatatTGAGGCACAGACCACAAAACTGAAACCATTTGACTCCTCAAGTGAGAATGTTCTAGTTTAGAGTGCTATTGAGTaaatcaaacctctcaaacagtaaaCAGCCCTGACATACTAAACAGCACTGAAGAGGAAAAGAGCAAAGAAAATAAAGTTATCAAAGTAGACCGTGATCTAGTCTAGTTGATGACACTTACTACAATTTATCACTGTTACAGTAGTAACAGTAACTGATATTTGGACAAAAACcttcatattaaataatctattaGACCTCCTTTTTATTACAACTACGACAGTTGTAACTGTTAGCTACTTGCTACTGCTTGTCGTGACAGGACTGGGCGATACATTGTATATTCACGATGTATATTGCTGCCGATATAAAATACAAGCAATATCGTGATGTTGAAGAAAATAGCTGTACTACCAAAGAATTGAAGGTTACTATTTTGGCCACTACATTTCCTAAAGAGCGCATATTAGACTAATTTTATGATTCATGGCTGCAAAATGATTAAATAACATTCAAATGTCAGCAttatcatatgtgattattaaacatcAAAAGACTGCAATTCAATTAATACATGTTCTGGGAACAGGTGATGGGCTGTTTGCACATGCAGTGTGTGCATGTGGGGATCATGATATGCTCTTTTAAGCGGTCTCAGAGGACATAGCATATATTGTGAAAGAAAAACGCTGTATGTTTAAACATTCACGTAAATCCAAAAATTTGTAGCcgctacaagttattatacaaatgtgAAAAAAGGACTCAGTATCACAGAAAAGGAGGTGGTGACAGCGTTTCACCAGATTTGTAGTGAGTAACATTGCAAATTGTCAAATACACGCCACACTTCCCGTGTTCCAAGCTCAAGATGAATGTGAAATATGATAGCACTTTCAGCTCTCTGTCAAAATGTTATACTGTACCAGAATAAAATTCAACTGGGCTCCAATAAGTGAGTTTTTGTACACACTAttaattcacaattttttttgatggtaaaaatatatttttattactgtattggtgcatctaaataaaaatgataaaatatcatTCTTGTGTTAGTGGAAACATACCTTcgttatttttagatttttatttcattcattacaATTTTTGAATATACTTGGCTGCAATGGCTGCTTGgttgaaattatggttcctctgattaaaaaaaaccACTTTTAATGACATTTCAGAACAAATACAGAATTATCGAGATATACATATCAAATATCATCAATATCTATAGAATTTTTGCAGACATATCTTCCATATATGCTCCTGTGAACAATCATTTCCATAAACtttcctggaagagaaagacTAAAGCATTTAGATTACCTCAAAACTAATGGCAAATAAAGAGAAAAGAGCGAGGAGGAAATTTAGTTTGTCTCATTAACATTGTTCTCATAACGTACAATTGGGAGTTTTTCGGTAAGCACCAGCAAGGATCTGCATGACAAAGACAAAGTGATTAAGTGGGCACTTTTATAAACAGACCAGTGATTCCATCACATGACTGTGAACACACAGTAAGAAGTTGAAGTAAAATTTTAACCCATTTTAGCTAAGAAACAAAGTGCAACATCCGTAAAACAGTTTTGCACACAATTAATGGAGTTCTCCAGTTGTCATGTTGGTTATATCATGTGACATTTTGACTTCTCTTTTTACACACAGCCTGATAGAACATCTGATATGCAATATCTTATTCTCAGTCAAAATCTATAAAGTCCTGAATGCATGCGTCTCATAAAAGATAGGATGTCAGCACTGTAATTTAATATGTAATTAATATCTTCTGTCTTAAAAACAAGCATATGTATTCAGGCTTTCAACAGTACTTCTAAAGTTAATGACCATCACACATGAATGTGTCAGCACATACATACCTGAGCTCCGGTCAGCGTCGCCATGTCCAGTATGATATCTGCAGACAGATCTTTACTCGCATAGACAACACCATCAGACAGCACCAGCCTCCCTTCAGCATCTGTGTTGTTTATCTCCACCGTCCTGAAAATCAAGAATACTTGTTAAACGGATAATTGACCCAAAATGttaagtctgtcatcatttactcacagtcatgctgtcattctgcctactATCTCCTTCGGTGTCCTTTGTTAAACTTTGTCAAAACTTACTTTCCAGAGTACAGAGTGTGTATGTCGTCTGGCCGAGTCGCTGTAGGTCCCACTGCATTCTCTGCCAGACAGAAGACTGCATGAAGATTGTCTTTAAAGCCCTGAGATACACACAGCGGATTGCACACACAGTAAAGTCAAAATCTCAGGTTGAAAACCAGCAAAATCCTGCAGTGAAAACCTAGAGGACTTCAGATGTGGATATACACAAGTTTAGCAGTGATTTAGGCTTGTGATCTTGTAGCTACCATCCATGTTAGGAGAAATAAAATCCCTTTTTTACCTGTTTAACAGTAGCTTTAAAAGCTCCCAAAACGGCGGCAGCTCCACCGCAGTCTCTCTTCATTCCAGGCATTGTGGTCTAAAGTGGTGggggaaaaaaatgctttttaaaagtgTCCTTGCAGACTGTAGATTGTACTTATTGTTTGTGTTTGAAGTAAAAAGCATTTTGCAAATATTTTCGTACTCCAGGCTGACAGCGAGGAGCGGTACTCACTTTGCCCTTGATGCTGAGACCACCTGTGTCATAGACGATGCCCTTGCCCACCCAGGCAATGGTCTGTGTGGCACCTGAGGGAGTGTGGCTAAGCACAGCCAGGGCAGGGGGGTGCTGTGCTGCTTTACCAACTCCATAGATACCTAAAACAGGAGAGATTTTACACACAAGAGCTAGAAAAATAACCACTAAATCAGCAGTTCTAGACATAATACATCTATTCACTCATCTTGTGATGAGAATGCAAGCTCATCTAATTCgttacatgtttaaaaataaaatttaaagcaaaaatacaagCAGTGACACATTACCTCCAAAAcctttttgtttcagttcttcTCCTCTAATTATAGTTTGAGTGATGCCTAGTTCATTCCCCACGGCCTTTATTTCCTGTAAAAGATTGCACAATACATCATGAGCAGAAGAGAGccaaagtaaaaaatgtatttatttttttcacaattgtCATTGAGCTAGATAAACAAACTTTGAGAGGAGGCACTTGCCTCCAAGAAGTTGTCAGTATTCATCTCGCTGCATGGAGTGTCCACGATTCGAGCAGCCAGACGAATTCCGTCAGCTGCAGTTGCGAGACACTGAAAACAATCACGCTCACATTACTATTGCTAGATTAATagattttactattaattctcctccctgcccagtaggtggcgatatgcatgaagacggcaaatcaccaaaaacaaaagattgtgaaagtggagatttattgtaaaaaaggacttaaatattgatctgtttctcaaccacacctatcatatcacttctgaagacatcaatttaaccaatggagtcatacagattatttttatgctgccttatgtgctttttaagcttcaaagttttgtaccctgttgacttgccttgcctttgtgttcagcagaagatacacatctgggatggcatgagggtgagaaaatagagaattttcatttttgagtgaactatccctttaatgacttgcgttcaaccaaattggccggttgctagggagggtagagtcacatggggtaacctctatATAATATGGTTAGTTCTCGGTGGTGTGCGTGGGAGTTgaacgtggatgccgcggagggtggagtgaagcctccacacacacgctatgtctccgtggcaacgtgctcaacaagccacgtggtaagatgcacaggttgacggtctcagacacggaggcagctgggattcgtcctccgccactcggattgaggcgaatcaatacgcgaccacgaggacttaaaaagctCTGGAATgacttgaaggtgagtaaataatttcagGATTATTATCTTACCTCCAGTGTGGAGACCTCCAGTGGGTCATTGTCCTGACCCACAGTGATAAACTCCACAGTGACATGTTTCTTCTCCGTCCTGCGTGAGGACGTTGAGCGTCGGGAGAACACAGGAAAAGCTCGAGCGATGGCACATGCTGATGCAAACACATCTGACTGCTCGCACACCATCTGAACAGAAAAGTCAACATTTCAGCCAATGTTAAGTTATTTTTCATAGGTTTAAAGAGTGCTATATAATTTAGATATAATGGTTCAAATTATAATATATCTAGCGAAAAGACCTGAAAGACATTTACTTACATCTGAAAGTGTCAGTTAATTTAACTGTACTTTCTGTAAAAGTAGTTTgattgacatgagggtgattaaatagtgagagaattttgggtgaactattcctttaattacttaATGTAACTGGATATGATAATGATACAAAGGTGAACAGGTGTACTGTATGTAGTTTGAAGTTGGCTTCTGTTTcgatat
Proteins encoded in this window:
- the npepl1 gene encoding probable aminopeptidase NPEPL1; amino-acid sequence: MANVVIEFKASAGDSEPQHRPILIVGHLSNLQQVNWTQLKGKLQPVVSKETWQAALGSLNPNPTDSCPLYLSLAAVAALPSRVSRHNSPSSAHFLTRLVRTCLPAGNIRCIVMVCEQSDVFASACAIARAFPVFSRRSTSSRRTEKKHVTVEFITVGQDNDPLEVSTLECLATAADGIRLAARIVDTPCSEMNTDNFLEEIKAVGNELGITQTIIRGEELKQKGFGGIYGVGKAAQHPPALAVLSHTPSGATQTIAWVGKGIVYDTGGLSIKGKTTMPGMKRDCGGAAAVLGAFKATVKQGFKDNLHAVFCLAENAVGPTATRPDDIHTLYSGKTVEINNTDAEGRLVLSDGVVYASKDLSADIILDMATLTGAQGISTGKYHAAVMTNNEQWEAACVRAGRSSGDLAHPLVYCPELHFSEFTSAVADMKNSVADRENAQSSCAGLFIGSHLGFDWPGIWVHVDIASPVHAGERATGFGVALLLALFGQASEDPMLNSVSPLGIATAKPASEDHVVRDCKRRRLI